From the genome of Geminocystis herdmanii PCC 6308, one region includes:
- a CDS encoding ABC transporter permease subunit (The N-terminal region of this protein, as described by TIGR01726, is a three transmembrane segment that identifies a subfamily of ABC transporter permease subunits, which specificities that include histidine, arginine, glutamine, glutamate, L-cystine (sic), the opines (in Agrobacterium) octopine and nopaline, etc.) — protein MIPDCYILGIIAFITIIFTTFNPFISAQSQSIPFRVGTEPTFPPFEMPSEDGSGLQGFDIDLMKAIGNEVGLDVQFESMPFDGIIPALQTGSLDAAISGMTITAERGRTVAFSSPYFKAGLAIAVQENNDTIKNFDDLKGLKIAVQIGTTGAMEADKIPNAQVISFDSVVLALQELVNGKVDAVVNDAPVTLFAIKEAGLQGVKVVGELVTEEFYGIALPFNSEKVMLLNYGLFQILRNGSYNQIYQKWFAGEPFVLPLIAPSLIGTTSTDFATNPLNNSNRQSVLSLLIQRLPQGAVVTLILTACSIFFGFIGASFIAFGLISHNPFVKNILRIYVEFFRGTPMLVQLFIIYFGLPAFFQGIGLNWSLERFPAAVIALSLNVAAYLAEIIRGGIESIDKGQWEACEALGMNRLQTLKEVIMPQAFRRVLPPLGNEFITLIKDTSLVAVIGFAELFRQGQLIVASTFQAFQVYIAVALVYLCLTTLSSFAFKWLEQKMNPVAQAKRKSASQNLNLT, from the coding sequence ATGATTCCTGATTGCTATATATTGGGAATAATTGCTTTTATTACGATAATTTTTACAACTTTTAACCCTTTTATATCGGCACAAAGTCAATCAATCCCTTTCAGAGTAGGCACAGAGCCAACTTTTCCCCCCTTTGAAATGCCCTCAGAAGACGGTAGCGGATTACAAGGTTTTGACATTGATTTAATGAAAGCCATCGGTAACGAAGTTGGTTTAGATGTACAATTTGAATCCATGCCCTTTGATGGTATTATTCCAGCATTGCAAACGGGTTCTTTAGATGCAGCCATAAGTGGCATGACGATTACTGCCGAAAGGGGGCGCACCGTAGCTTTTTCTAGTCCTTATTTTAAGGCAGGATTGGCGATCGCAGTGCAAGAAAATAATGATACCATCAAAAATTTTGATGACTTGAAAGGGCTTAAAATTGCTGTACAAATAGGCACAACAGGAGCGATGGAAGCGGATAAAATCCCTAATGCTCAAGTAATTTCCTTTGATTCTGTGGTTTTAGCCTTACAAGAATTGGTTAACGGAAAAGTTGACGCAGTAGTTAACGATGCGCCCGTGACACTGTTTGCCATTAAAGAGGCAGGATTACAAGGGGTTAAAGTAGTGGGGGAATTAGTCACAGAAGAATTTTATGGCATTGCCTTACCCTTCAACTCCGAAAAAGTAATGTTGCTTAATTATGGGTTGTTTCAAATTTTACGCAACGGCAGTTATAACCAAATCTATCAAAAATGGTTTGCAGGTGAGCCTTTTGTTTTGCCCTTAATTGCACCTTCTTTAATCGGCACTACTTCCACAGATTTCGCCACGAATCCCCTTAATAATAGTAATCGTCAATCGGTATTAAGTTTACTTATCCAAAGATTACCCCAAGGTGCAGTTGTCACCCTGATTTTAACCGCTTGTTCCATCTTTTTTGGCTTCATTGGTGCTTCATTTATCGCCTTTGGTTTAATTTCCCATAATCCCTTTGTGAAAAATATTTTACGCATCTATGTAGAATTTTTCCGAGGTACACCGATGTTAGTACAACTGTTCATTATTTATTTTGGTCTTCCAGCCTTCTTTCAAGGTATCGGTTTAAATTGGAGTTTAGAGCGTTTTCCTGCGGCGGTAATTGCTTTGAGTTTAAATGTAGCTGCCTATCTTGCAGAAATCATCCGAGGGGGCATAGAATCGATCGATAAAGGGCAATGGGAAGCCTGTGAAGCCTTGGGTATGAATCGATTACAAACTCTCAAAGAGGTAATTATGCCCCAAGCCTTTCGCCGAGTTTTGCCTCCCTTGGGTAATGAGTTTATCACTTTGATTAAAGATACCAGTTTAGTCGCCGTTATCGGTTTTGCGGAGTTATTCCGACAAGGGCAATTAATTGTGGCTAGTACTTTTCAAGCCTTTCAAGTTTATATTGCGGTGGCTTTAGTTTATCTATGTTTAACTACTTTATCCTCTTTTGCTTTCAAATGGTTAGAGCAAAAAATGAATCCCGTCGCTCAAGCGAAGCGCAAAAGTGCTTCCCAAAATCTCAATTTGACATAA
- a CDS encoding amino acid ABC transporter ATP-binding protein translates to MSQPQPVIISDNLHKSFEDLEVLKGVNVALHKGDVVSIIGPSGCGKTTFIRCLNRLETVTSGRLEVMGVEMSAHKIGEKSLRQLRSKVSMVFQHFNLFPHLTVLQNLMLAPQKVLKKTTPEAKEKALHYLEKVGLSTKANFYPEQLSGGQKQRVAIARSLCMQPEIILFDEPTSALDPELVGEVLSTMKQLAEEGMTMVVVTHEMQFAREVSNLVLFFNEGIIEDMGKPDYIFSNPNSDRLKTFLKRTNSF, encoded by the coding sequence ATGTCTCAACCACAACCAGTTATTATCAGTGACAATTTACATAAAAGTTTTGAAGATTTAGAAGTATTAAAAGGGGTAAATGTAGCCTTGCATAAAGGGGATGTGGTATCAATAATTGGGCCTTCTGGTTGTGGCAAAACGACTTTTATTCGTTGCTTAAATCGTCTTGAAACCGTGACATCAGGAAGGTTAGAAGTGATGGGAGTGGAGATGTCAGCCCATAAAATTGGGGAAAAATCTCTCCGGCAATTAAGAAGTAAAGTAAGCATGGTTTTTCAACATTTTAATTTATTTCCTCATCTGACAGTTTTACAAAATTTGATGTTAGCGCCCCAAAAAGTTCTCAAAAAAACTACCCCAGAGGCAAAAGAAAAAGCCTTACATTACTTAGAAAAAGTAGGGTTATCTACTAAAGCTAATTTTTACCCTGAGCAACTTTCAGGAGGACAAAAACAAAGGGTGGCGATCGCACGAAGTTTATGTATGCAACCTGAAATAATCTTGTTTGATGAACCTACAAGCGCGCTCGATCCTGAATTGGTAGGGGAAGTGCTTTCTACTATGAAACAGTTGGCAGAAGAAGGTATGACGATGGTAGTTGTCACCCATGAAATGCAGTTTGCAAGGGAGGTTTCTAATTTGGTATTGTTTTTTAATGAGGGAATAATCGAAGACATGGGAAAACCTGATTATATTTTTTCTAATCCTAACAGCGATCGATTGAAAACATTTTTAAAACGGACTAATTCTTTTTAG
- the gltX gene encoding glutamate--tRNA ligase yields the protein MSVRVRIAPSPTGNLHIGTARTAVFNYLFARHHQGTFILRVEDTDLDRSKPEYTDNIKSGLTWLGLNWDEGPFFQTERLDYYRQAIQTLLDKGLAYPCYCTSEELEAMRETQKAHNQAPRYDNRHRNLSAEEIANFEAEGRKPVIRFKIEDHEQIIWNDLIRGKVSWQGSDLGGDMVIARTPEKDADTFGQPLYNLAVVVDDIDMNISHVIRGEDHIANTAKQILLYQGLGQKVPEFAHTPLILNSEGKKLSKRDGVTSIDDFRKMGFIAPALVNYMTLLGWTSPDSEEIFTLAEASTKFSLERVNKAGAKFDWDKLDWLNSQYLHKMPSEELLPLLTPYWQEAGYQFNVDNDKDWLLQLTALIAPTLTRLTDSVKEVKLFFTDGISLGEEAQEFLTQEGVKEVLQQVINAHKSDLTSEEANGIIKQITKDLKVKKGLVMRSIRLGLTGELHGPDLLQTWVLLNQKGIDMTRIRSIVS from the coding sequence ATGTCCGTTAGAGTTAGAATCGCACCGTCTCCTACAGGAAATTTACATATCGGTACAGCGCGCACAGCCGTATTTAACTACTTATTTGCTCGTCATCATCAAGGTACATTTATATTGAGAGTTGAAGATACTGATTTAGATCGATCGAAACCCGAATATACTGATAATATTAAATCTGGATTGACTTGGTTAGGGTTAAACTGGGATGAAGGACCTTTTTTTCAAACTGAGAGATTAGATTATTACCGTCAAGCTATCCAAACTTTACTGGATAAAGGGTTAGCTTATCCTTGTTATTGTACTTCCGAAGAATTGGAGGCAATGAGAGAAACCCAAAAAGCCCATAATCAAGCGCCTCGTTATGATAACCGTCATCGTAACTTATCGGCGGAGGAGATTGCCAATTTTGAAGCCGAAGGACGAAAACCCGTCATTAGATTTAAAATTGAAGATCATGAACAAATTATCTGGAATGATTTAATTAGGGGTAAAGTGTCATGGCAGGGAAGCGACTTAGGCGGTGACATGGTAATCGCGCGCACTCCTGAGAAAGATGCCGATACTTTTGGGCAACCATTATATAATTTAGCGGTAGTTGTCGATGATATTGATATGAATATTAGCCATGTGATTCGTGGAGAAGATCATATTGCTAATACTGCGAAACAAATCTTATTATATCAAGGATTAGGGCAAAAAGTGCCAGAATTTGCCCATACTCCCCTGATTTTGAACTCTGAAGGCAAAAAATTATCGAAACGTGATGGGGTGACTTCGATCGATGATTTTCGTAAAATGGGATTTATTGCCCCAGCCTTAGTTAATTATATGACGCTATTAGGATGGACTTCTCCTGACTCTGAAGAAATTTTTACCTTAGCAGAAGCATCAACAAAATTCAGTTTAGAAAGAGTAAATAAAGCAGGCGCAAAATTCGATTGGGATAAGCTAGATTGGTTAAATAGTCAATACTTACATAAAATGCCTTCCGAAGAATTGTTACCTTTATTAACTCCCTATTGGCAAGAGGCAGGTTATCAATTTAACGTTGATAATGATAAGGATTGGTTATTACAATTAACCGCTTTAATTGCACCTACTTTAACTCGTTTAACTGATAGTGTGAAGGAGGTAAAATTATTCTTTACTGATGGTATTAGTTTAGGGGAAGAAGCCCAAGAATTTTTAACTCAAGAGGGAGTAAAAGAGGTTTTACAACAGGTAATTAATGCCCATAAATCTGACTTGACTTCTGAGGAAGCTAATGGTATCATCAAACAAATTACTAAGGATTTAAAAGTGAAAAAAGGTTTAGTAATGCGATCGATCCGCTTAGGTTTAACAGGAGAGTTACATGGTCCTGATTTATTGCAAACATGGGTATTGTTAAATCAAAAAGGTATTGATATGACAAGGATTCGCTCGATCGTTTCTTAG
- the clpP gene encoding ATP-dependent Clp endopeptidase proteolytic subunit ClpP, translating into MVPTVIETSGRGERAFDIYSRLLRERIVFLGQQVTDELANSLVAQLLLLEAEDPEKDIYLYINSPGGSVSAGLGIFDTMNQIKPDVCTICVGLAASMGAFLLSAGAKGKRMSLPNSRIMIHQPLGGAQGQATDIEIQAKEILYLKKQLNHYMASHTGQTLEKIEQDTERDFFMSSEEAKDYGLIDQVVIRAPKP; encoded by the coding sequence ATGGTACCAACAGTTATTGAAACCTCTGGCAGAGGTGAGCGCGCTTTTGATATATACTCCCGTTTACTCAGAGAACGTATTGTCTTTTTAGGACAACAAGTAACTGATGAGTTAGCAAATTCTCTTGTGGCGCAACTGTTACTATTAGAAGCAGAAGATCCAGAAAAAGACATTTATCTTTACATCAACTCCCCCGGAGGCTCGGTATCCGCAGGATTAGGTATTTTTGATACCATGAATCAAATTAAACCAGATGTTTGCACTATTTGTGTGGGATTAGCCGCCAGTATGGGAGCTTTTTTATTGAGCGCTGGTGCGAAGGGTAAAAGAATGAGTTTACCTAATTCTAGGATTATGATCCATCAACCCTTGGGAGGGGCGCAAGGACAAGCTACAGACATCGAAATTCAAGCGAAAGAGATACTTTACCTCAAAAAACAACTAAATCATTATATGGCTTCCCATACAGGGCAAACTTTGGAAAAAATTGAACAGGATACCGAAAGAGATTTTTTTATGTCTTCCGAAGAAGCTAAAGATTACGGTTTAATTGATCAAGTAGTTATTCGCGCTCCCAAGCCTTAA
- a CDS encoding photosystem I assembly protein Ycf3, with translation MPRSQRNDNFIDKTFTVMADIILKVLPIDAKAKEAFVYYRDGMSAQAEGEYAEALENYQEALTLEEDPNDRSEIFYNMGLIHASNGKLEEALDYYHQSLELNPRKPSVLNNIAVIYHHQGEKCRQDGDEDGAEGFYDKAAEYWKQAIRISPNSYLEAQNWLKTSGRSEMDVFF, from the coding sequence ATGCCTAGATCACAAAGAAACGATAATTTTATTGATAAAACTTTTACCGTCATGGCGGATATTATTTTAAAAGTCCTTCCTATTGATGCTAAAGCAAAGGAGGCTTTTGTTTATTACCGTGATGGAATGTCTGCTCAAGCGGAGGGAGAATATGCGGAGGCTTTAGAAAATTATCAAGAAGCCTTGACATTAGAGGAAGACCCCAACGATCGAAGTGAGATATTTTACAATATGGGGTTAATTCATGCTAGTAATGGCAAGTTAGAAGAAGCCTTAGACTATTATCATCAGTCTTTAGAGTTAAATCCCCGTAAACCTTCTGTTTTAAACAATATTGCCGTGATTTACCATCATCAAGGGGAAAAATGTCGTCAAGATGGTGATGAGGATGGCGCTGAGGGTTTTTATGATAAAGCGGCGGAATATTGGAAACAAGCCATTAGAATTTCTCCCAATAGTTATTTAGAGGCTCAAAATTGGCTCAAAACTAGCGGTCGATCGGAAATGGATGTATTCTTTTAA
- the gatC gene encoding Asp-tRNA(Asn)/Glu-tRNA(Gln) amidotransferase subunit GatC: protein MSLSKEEVKKVANLARLEITEKEEEEFAPQLNAILDYFEQLKELDTENVQPTTRAIEVSNITRTDTQVTYEDRESLLNSAPEREDDFFRVPKILG from the coding sequence ATGAGTTTAAGTAAAGAAGAAGTTAAAAAAGTAGCAAATCTAGCTCGTTTAGAAATTACGGAAAAGGAGGAGGAGGAGTTTGCACCGCAATTAAATGCAATTTTAGATTATTTTGAACAACTAAAAGAGTTGGATACTGAGAATGTACAACCTACCACAAGGGCGATCGAGGTTAGTAATATTACTCGTACGGATACTCAAGTCACCTATGAAGATAGGGAAAGTTTATTAAATTCTGCACCTGAAAGGGAAGATGATTTTTTCCGAGTACCGAAAATTTTAGGTTAA
- a CDS encoding 30S ribosomal protein PSRP-3 yields the protein MDSRFVLKVVWLDKDVALAVDYVISKGTSPLTAYYFWPRSDAWQELKDELDKKNWITDHEKIELLNQATEVINFWQEKGRVTSMLQAQQKFPSVVFAGTN from the coding sequence ATTGATTCTAGGTTTGTATTAAAAGTAGTTTGGTTAGACAAAGACGTAGCCTTAGCCGTTGATTATGTAATCAGCAAAGGTACAAGTCCTTTAACCGCTTATTATTTCTGGCCTCGTAGCGATGCTTGGCAGGAATTAAAAGACGAGTTAGACAAGAAAAATTGGATCACTGATCATGAGAAAATTGAATTACTTAACCAAGCTACAGAGGTTATTAATTTCTGGCAAGAAAAAGGTAGAGTAACCAGTATGCTTCAAGCACAGCAAAAATTCCCCTCTGTGGTTTTCGCAGGTACAAATTAA
- a CDS encoding HAD family hydrolase → MINVICKQKTFKNIEAIIFDKDGTLADSENFLRELALKRARLIDAQIPGIYEPLLMAFGVENDYLNPTGLMAVGSNKENQIVAAGYIAETGRSWFESLSIASESFNNAEKSFPIRGKTSPIFAGSLEVLQELKQQGLKIAILSADTTEGVKEFVKTHELDDYIDLIMGVDSGLFKPDPRLFLQACDILRVKPENSLMIGDSQGDISMAKNAQAGGVIGICWKYPEAPHLQTADVVISDLAQLQLEIK, encoded by the coding sequence ATGATTAATGTTATTTGTAAACAAAAGACTTTTAAAAATATAGAAGCGATTATATTTGACAAAGATGGCACATTAGCCGATTCTGAAAATTTTTTACGAGAATTAGCCTTAAAAAGAGCAAGATTAATTGATGCACAAATACCCGGTATTTATGAACCATTATTAATGGCTTTTGGAGTAGAAAATGACTATCTCAATCCGACTGGATTAATGGCGGTAGGCAGTAACAAAGAAAATCAAATTGTAGCGGCAGGTTATATTGCGGAAACAGGGAGAAGTTGGTTTGAATCCTTGTCGATCGCATCTGAATCCTTTAATAATGCAGAAAAATCCTTTCCTATTCGTGGTAAAACCTCCCCCATTTTTGCAGGAAGTCTTGAAGTATTGCAAGAATTAAAACAACAAGGATTAAAAATAGCAATTTTATCAGCAGATACCACCGAAGGAGTCAAAGAATTTGTGAAAACCCACGAATTAGATGACTATATCGATTTAATTATGGGGGTTGACAGTGGCTTATTTAAACCCGATCCTCGTTTATTCTTACAAGCCTGTGACATATTAAGGGTAAAACCAGAAAACAGCTTAATGATAGGGGATTCTCAAGGAGATATTTCTATGGCGAAAAATGCTCAAGCAGGGGGAGTTATCGGCATTTGTTGGAAATATCCCGAAGCGCCTCATTTACAAACGGCGGATGTAGTAATTTCTGATTTAGCACAATTACAATTAGAAATTAAATAA
- a CDS encoding exopolysaccharide biosynthesis protein encodes MAKLSVELNRYFFEEERGEKVTLSEILTLAGERIFGFLLLILSLPSALPIPAPGYSIPFGILIFLLAIQLIGGATTPWLPKKMMNGAMNVETARKFVKMGLPWLKRIEAITKPRLSIICTSLGGRIVIGIAIALMAISMMIPIPGTNTAPAMGIFVTAFGLQEDDGFITLGGLTICLLAGIVSTSIILAAIWGGSSIIDLIKQQIN; translated from the coding sequence ATGGCAAAATTATCTGTTGAATTAAATCGTTATTTTTTTGAAGAAGAAAGAGGAGAAAAAGTTACTTTATCAGAAATTTTAACCTTAGCAGGAGAGCGAATTTTTGGTTTTTTATTGCTTATCTTATCATTACCTTCGGCTTTACCAATTCCCGCCCCCGGTTATTCTATTCCCTTCGGTATTTTGATATTTTTATTGGCAATACAATTAATCGGTGGTGCAACAACTCCTTGGTTGCCTAAAAAAATGATGAATGGTGCGATGAATGTAGAAACCGCTCGAAAATTTGTCAAAATGGGGTTGCCTTGGTTAAAACGCATTGAAGCGATTACTAAACCTCGTTTAAGCATTATTTGTACCAGTTTAGGAGGGCGCATCGTCATCGGAATTGCGATCGCACTCATGGCAATATCTATGATGATACCAATTCCGGGTACAAACACCGCCCCAGCTATGGGAATTTTTGTCACGGCGTTTGGATTACAAGAAGACGATGGATTTATCACCCTTGGAGGGTTAACCATCTGTTTATTAGCAGGTATTGTTTCCACATCCATTATTTTGGCGGCAATTTGGGGAGGTTCAAGTATTATTGATTTAATCAAACAACAAATCAATTAA
- a CDS encoding ATP phosphoribosyltransferase regulatory subunit, with translation MIHQAPAGARDLLPLEVAQKSWINDRLQDVFQRWGYKRIVTSTIEWVDTLMAGGAIDPSTVIQLQNTSEGRLGLRPELTVSIARAAVNRLTNQTIQRLCYRANVFRNPPQGHHGRQLEFYQAGVELLFTDGVLADGEILLLLANCLQSLGVESWQLLLGDAGLTRNLLQGFPVNLQSEILKCIANLDRVSLENLPLESELKTKALQVFDLRGNPLEVLEKVSKLDLDEQGISAVNHLKSLIDLVNHNNNKKLPIILDLSLIQTFDYYTGITFSAVSLKDNKPYILAQGGRYNQLLSLYHPQKKSSPGIGFSFNIEDLHSCLLNTPNLPKITPPSDWLVIPKNSASTKKAFDYAQQLRSSENLVRVEIDLEFRTAEDIRKYAHNEGILNLAWIDENGQVSIEQL, from the coding sequence ATGATTCATCAAGCACCCGCAGGCGCAAGAGATTTATTACCCTTAGAAGTCGCTCAAAAAAGTTGGATAAACGATCGTCTTCAAGACGTATTTCAACGTTGGGGATATAAAAGAATTGTCACATCCACTATTGAATGGGTTGATACTCTCATGGCTGGAGGGGCGATCGACCCTTCGACAGTAATACAGTTACAAAATACCTCCGAAGGGCGACTAGGATTGCGCCCAGAGTTAACGGTTTCCATCGCTAGGGCGGCAGTTAATCGTCTTACCAATCAAACTATCCAAAGACTTTGTTATCGTGCCAATGTTTTTCGTAATCCACCCCAAGGGCATCATGGAAGACAGTTAGAATTTTATCAAGCTGGGGTGGAGTTATTATTCACCGATGGAGTTTTAGCTGATGGTGAAATTCTCTTATTATTAGCAAATTGTTTGCAATCTTTAGGAGTAGAATCTTGGCAATTACTCTTAGGTGATGCGGGTTTAACCAGAAATTTATTACAAGGTTTTCCTGTTAATTTGCAATCAGAAATCTTAAAATGTATTGCTAATCTCGATCGAGTTTCCCTTGAAAATTTACCCTTAGAATCAGAATTAAAAACGAAGGCTTTACAAGTATTTGATTTAAGAGGAAATCCTTTAGAAGTCTTAGAAAAAGTGAGCAAATTAGACTTAGATGAACAAGGAATATCCGCAGTTAATCATTTAAAATCTTTAATAGATTTAGTTAATCATAATAACAATAAAAAGCTACCAATAATTTTAGATTTAAGTTTAATCCAAACCTTTGATTATTATACAGGAATAACCTTTTCAGCTGTCAGTTTAAAAGATAATAAACCTTATATATTGGCACAAGGAGGGCGTTATAATCAACTTTTAAGCCTCTATCATCCCCAGAAAAAATCATCTCCGGGTATCGGTTTTTCTTTTAATATCGAAGACTTACACAGTTGTTTATTAAACACTCCTAATTTACCCAAAATAACTCCCCCCAGCGATTGGTTAGTAATTCCGAAAAATTCTGCTTCCACAAAAAAGGCATTTGATTATGCTCAACAATTAAGAAGTAGTGAAAACCTTGTGAGAGTCGAAATTGACTTAGAATTTCGTACTGCTGAAGATATTAGAAAATACGCCCACAATGAAGGTATTTTAAATTTAGCTTGGATTGATGAAAATGGTCAAGTTTCGATCGAACAATTATAA
- a CDS encoding J domain-containing protein, whose protein sequence is MIISDLKHGLFKYDVKDYYAILGVPISATPKEIRLRYLKIAYQLHPDTNRAETEEEKKKASTILSKLVNPAYENLYKDNLRKECQLIFSEISRRLASDQYKITISSDTAKKLLEEERNVDKIYLETLEKLAPEQYQDLNKLSIKISLISELNMVYLMRQKNPNFKSASSPSQIFASEGAISQTQNNTPPINTDNPPVSENAPKVKVSRLDKLIESAKQHAEDGNYEQGIIDLREAVKIDSSSSTAHALLGSLYLKQNNATYAKIHINKAMTLNGSDPVAIQAQKELKELDKKDKSTEGSKTKSSQPTKGGGKPPDKSKDKGKEKSKDGKKEAPKIFGIPLW, encoded by the coding sequence ATGATTATTTCTGACTTAAAACACGGTTTATTCAAATATGATGTTAAAGACTATTATGCAATTCTAGGAGTCCCCATTTCTGCAACTCCGAAAGAGATTAGATTACGTTATCTCAAAATCGCCTATCAACTTCATCCTGACACCAATCGAGCTGAAACCGAAGAAGAGAAAAAAAAAGCCAGTACTATTCTTTCAAAATTAGTTAATCCAGCCTATGAAAATTTATACAAAGACAATCTTAGGAAAGAATGCCAACTTATCTTCTCAGAAATTAGTCGTAGATTAGCTTCAGATCAGTATAAAATTACTATTAGCAGTGATACAGCTAAAAAATTATTAGAAGAAGAAAGAAACGTAGATAAAATCTATCTTGAAACTTTAGAAAAATTAGCCCCTGAACAATATCAAGATTTAAACAAATTATCCATTAAAATTTCTCTCATCAGTGAACTAAATATGGTTTATTTGATGCGTCAAAAAAATCCTAATTTTAAAAGTGCATCTAGCCCATCTCAAATCTTTGCTAGTGAGGGTGCTATTAGTCAAACACAAAACAATACTCCTCCTATCAACACCGATAATCCTCCCGTGTCAGAAAATGCTCCTAAAGTGAAAGTTTCTCGTCTTGATAAATTGATTGAATCCGCTAAACAACACGCAGAAGATGGAAATTATGAGCAAGGTATTATTGATTTAAGGGAAGCCGTCAAAATTGATTCTAGTAGTAGTACTGCTCACGCACTACTAGGTTCTTTGTATCTCAAACAAAATAATGCCACCTATGCCAAAATTCATATAAATAAGGCAATGACTCTTAATGGTAGTGATCCAGTTGCTATTCAAGCACAAAAAGAACTCAAAGAGTTAGATAAAAAAGATAAATCAACAGAAGGAAGCAAGACAAAATCAAGTCAACCCACGAAGGGAGGAGGAAAACCACCTGATAAATCAAAGGATAAGGGTAAGGAAAAATCTAAGGATGGTAAAAAAGAAGCTCCGAAAATTTTTGGTATTCCTTTATGGTAG
- a CDS encoding SPFH domain-containing protein, protein MESLFILIFLAGSAVFGSVKIVNEKNEFLVERLGSYNKKLTPGLNFIMPFLDKVVYKDTTRDKILDVPPQSCITKDNVSISVDAVIYWRIVDMEKAYYKIEDLQLGMENLVLTQIRAEIGKLELDETFVARSEINNILLRELDIATDPWGVKVLRVELKDITPSSAVQQSMEQQMTAERRKRASILNSEGERDSAINSAQGRAEAKLLEAESMKKAAILEAEGKKQQQILQAQATAEALDIIVNQVKSDPSAEKALQFLLTQQYLEMGKVIGSSESSKVLFIDPNSIVSTLHGIGSIVETDSLGKG, encoded by the coding sequence ATGGAAAGTTTATTTATTCTAATTTTTTTAGCCGGTTCAGCAGTTTTTGGGAGTGTAAAAATTGTTAATGAAAAAAATGAATTTTTAGTAGAAAGATTGGGTAGTTATAACAAGAAATTGACACCCGGATTGAATTTTATTATGCCTTTTTTAGACAAGGTTGTTTACAAAGATACCACTAGAGATAAAATTTTAGATGTACCACCTCAATCTTGTATTACAAAAGACAATGTTTCTATAAGCGTCGATGCGGTGATTTATTGGCGTATTGTGGATATGGAAAAAGCCTATTACAAAATTGAAGATTTACAATTAGGCATGGAAAACCTTGTTTTAACTCAAATTAGGGCGGAAATTGGTAAGCTAGAATTAGATGAAACTTTTGTTGCTCGTAGTGAAATAAACAACATACTTCTCAGAGAATTAGATATAGCTACAGACCCTTGGGGAGTGAAAGTGTTAAGGGTAGAGCTGAAAGATATTACCCCTTCAAGTGCAGTACAACAGTCTATGGAACAGCAAATGACGGCGGAAAGAAGAAAACGGGCTTCTATTTTAAACTCCGAAGGGGAAAGAGACTCAGCGATAAATTCGGCACAAGGTAGGGCAGAAGCGAAACTTTTAGAAGCGGAATCTATGAAAAAAGCTGCCATTTTAGAGGCTGAAGGTAAAAAACAACAGCAGATTCTTCAAGCTCAAGCTACGGCGGAGGCTTTAGATATTATTGTTAATCAGGTAAAGAGTGATCCTAGTGCCGAAAAGGCGTTACAATTTCTTTTGACTCAACAATATTTGGAAATGGGTAAGGTGATTGGTAGTAGCGAAAGCAGTAAGGTTTTATTTATTGATCCCAATAGTATTGTCTCTACTCTACACGGTATCGGTTCGATCGTGGAAACAGATAGCTTAGGCAAGGGCTAG